A single genomic interval of Armigeres subalbatus isolate Guangzhou_Male chromosome 1, GZ_Asu_2, whole genome shotgun sequence harbors:
- the LOC134225340 gene encoding uncharacterized protein LOC134225340, which translates to MFLKKVVSILVICIVTRSALAEESKEDTENVLNELSWSCANNATCVTRVARDVMQKLKNGKPLDFGAFSVEPVEHIPLTVEGRSSRALDFLSSNALKFPLGPMVINIERSTDYPNYIEVSLLRKADGARGKTRRHMRFFVPAFLVFSQIGWYALAIAGVKLLAIKAFLVAKIALIVVAAMTFKKLMEPVAVLPPSYFDHQEPFLMPYSMDFHHGFPGAGHDMYPMGLGAHLGHHDGPSALHAAEGGLGAASNVNAVVDTNQAADKSATVGSSSTSGASSPAASNNDQRHHFPGGKIKRQDYYPAVVAQTGKYY; encoded by the exons ATGTTTCTGAAGAAAGTGGTCTCGATCCTGGTCATCTGCATAGTGACCCGAAGTGCGCTAGCCGAAGAAAGCAAAGAAGACACCGAGAATGTCCTGAACGAGCTGAGCTGGTCCTGCGCGAACAATGCCACCTGCGTAACACGAGTGGCTCGCGATGTGATGCAGAAACTGAAGAACGGAAAGCCACTGGACTTTGGAGCGTTCAGCGTGGAACCGGTGGAGCACATCCCGCTGACCGTCGAGGGCCGGTCCTCCCGGGCCCTGGACTTCCTCAGCAGCAACGCGCTGAAGTTCCCGCTGGGACCGATGGTCATCAACATCGAACGCTCCACCGACTATCCCAACTATATCGAGGTCTCTCTGCTCAGAAAGGCCGATG GAGCACGGGGCAAAACCCGCAGGCACATGCGCTTCTTCGTGCCAGCTTTCCTGGTCTTCAGCCAAATCGGCTGGTACGCGCTCGCCATCGCCGGTGTCAAGCTGCTCGCGATTAAGGCCTTTTTAGTCGCCAAAATTGCCCTAATTGTCGTTGCAGCGATGACCTTCAAGAAACTCATGGAACCAGTCGC CGTCCTGCCTCCGTCGTACTTTGATCACCAGGAACCGTTCCTAATGCCGTACAGCATGGACTTCCACCACGGATTCCCCGGAGCCGGACACGACATGTACCCAATGGGGCTGGGCGCCCACCTGGGACATCACGACGGACCGTCGGCCCTGCACGCCGCCGAAGGTGGGCTCGGTGCCGCCAGCAACGTGAACGCCGTCGTCGATACGAACCAAGCCGCGGACAAGTCGGCCACCGTGGGATCGTCGTCCACCAGTGGGGCGTCCTCGCCGGCGGCCAGCAACAACGACCAACGTCATCACTTCCCCGGCGGCAAGATCAAGCGACAGGACTACTACCCGGCAGTGGTGGCACAGACCGGAAAGTACTACTAA